The stretch of DNA AGCAAGACgggaatagaaataatctgttccagggtcaaaccgtgGCCatcattaaagctttttaagtgGACAAGCAATGAttcaagtcacattttaatgttcTTAAGCagcgtacaagtgtaaaaagaagcacaCTGTATAATCATATGAAACTGCAAAGCTGGAGTCCATGTAACTTCCTATTTACGTTCTCTGGTggtaatgatgatgatattcAGTGaggagacgatgctgagaggaCGACTAGTGACGTCATGATCTGACGTCCATGGACCGGTCCCTCAACACCGTAGAGCTCCAAGAGCTGCGCAGCACCGGCGGGGGCTTCCAGAATGCTTCGTACCAGCCGGACCATGAGGCGCTTCACCAGCAGGGGGCGACCAGCTGCCCTCCCTCCACCTCAGGAAGCTGCAAGGTAGGACCGCCTTCTTCTTAGAGTAGAATTCAGCAGAAGCAGAGCTGACATCATTCTTTGCTTCCATCAGGAGCTCGCTCCTCGCTCGTGCGACGAGGAGGCCGGCCACGTCGAAGATCAGGAGCCGACCGAGTTCTGTCGCCATGACAACCGTTCCGGTGACTCGGGCTTCCTGGTGGccctggtgctgctgctgagcGGCATCGTTCTGGTGGTGATCGCCTACACTGTCCCGCGGGAGGCCAAAGTGGACCCGGACTCGGTGTCGGCCCGCCAGATGGAGCAGCTGGAGATGTACTACGCCCAGCTGGGCTCCCACCTGGACAAGTGCATCATCGCTGGCCTGGGCCTGCTCACGCTGGGCGGGATGTTCCTCTCCGTGCTCCTCATGGCGTCCGTCTGTCGGGGACATGTGTACCACCGCCATGCCGCCTTTGTGCGACCCAAGAGGACGTACGGCTCCATCAACCTGAGGATGAAGCAGCTGGCCACGGGGGAGGACGCGGAGGCGACGGCCACGGGGGAGGAGTTTCCTCATGACATCCCGTCTGGGCCCCCAGAACGGGGAGATGTCGGCGAGTGAGACCACTGCTGAGGGGCTTTGCAAGGCCGCGGAGGATGCTAAACAAAGCACAATCGAGATTTGCTTCCTCATCGGCTGCGAGGCTGAGCCGTCCTGTCACGGTGcatcatcacttcctgtgcagGTAATGACCTTCACCAGCAATACAGAGACAAGAAAGGACAACCGCTGAGAAGATGAGCCAGCATGTGAGTTAGCTGCTCGAGTGAAGGAAGTAACCTTTAAGTACACGCAGCATACTTTATGACATTGATATGTAAACGTGTCGTTCATGTCTGAGTACATTAAGCCTTAATAACGAGTAAACACACTGTAACGTGTCTTCATTAACTAAATGTTTGTGTATAGAGCTGCGTAGGCAAGAGTAATGtaaccacgcacacacacacccacacacacacacacacgcatttttACTGGTGGATGTTGTTAATTCAAGTCAAACAGTCGTTAAATAGAGGAGTTGGAGTGCTAAGAATGTCTAAAACTGACCATTTCCTGTATCCATGTAGCCCGCTCAGTGTTGCCAGATGAGAAATTATCCTACCAGAAACGTTAAATGATCCAATTTTGGGCAAAATTGATGTCGATCAGGACCATCTGCTAAAGTAAAATGTACTTTAGTACAAACAGTGTATAGTATAGATTATAATGCAGTTCTACCTTTTAAATatactgttaaaaaacaaaacaaaaacactgacaAAACAGCGCCCCCGTCAGGCCGTAAAATGTCACATGAGACTGCACAACATGAGGTGCAGTGAAGGATGAACATTGGTTGTGTTTGATAATACTTGTAGCACGCAATAAATATGAAGTGGTGAAATTAtcctacattgtttttttttaattattgattGTACAGTGGGTGAAATTATCGTACATATACAATAATGATTGAACATCTGGCAACGCTGATACCGCTGCCGTCTCCCACCCATGATGCATTGCAGCTAAAAAGACAAGATGGTTTAAAAGTTATTTTGAAGAAATCTTTTTGTGAGAATCATTGTAGAATCTCACTAACATGTTGATGTGTTGCATTGGTTGGTGAGGAGCAAGCGGTAGCAGGCCAGCTGAGCATGCTAACAGATAGACGCGTGATGGCGGCCATCTGGGGTGTGTAAACAAGCTCTCGTGATGATTGCGAGaatgaagttttaaaaaatgttgacaaaatgattgagttattttctttctttcacactTTTACGTGTCTTAAAATGGGCCCTTTTCAGGTTGgcagttgtcatgtgacaggatATGGACTcccccaaaatggcagtgtgtcaggtaagctagcttGGGTCCAAAAGGTCATTTTTTGGCCATTAAGTCGTTTTAAACCAATTTATCAACCTTAATACTGTAATAGGGTGTCAAATACAACTGTTATCGTTGCTATCAAAAATAAGCTATTAAAATATCGTTATCCAGCTTTTAGCCTTACAAACACTGATGCTAACTAGCcacttcatttattttgaatggATATGTAATAGAACATATGTAACATCACATCTTTGATGTTAGTATTAgtattttacaaacaaaatCTGGAAACATATTCT from Dunckerocampus dactyliophorus isolate RoL2022-P2 chromosome 8, RoL_Ddac_1.1, whole genome shotgun sequence encodes:
- the tmem74b gene encoding transmembrane protein 74B produces the protein MDRSLNTVELQELRSTGGGFQNASYQPDHEALHQQGATSCPPSTSGSCKELAPRSCDEEAGHVEDQEPTEFCRHDNRSGDSGFLVALVLLLSGIVLVVIAYTVPREAKVDPDSVSARQMEQLEMYYAQLGSHLDKCIIAGLGLLTLGGMFLSVLLMASVCRGHVYHRHAAFVRPKRTYGSINLRMKQLATGEDAEATATGEEFPHDIPSGPPERGDVGE